The Gossypium arboreum mitochondrion, complete genome sequence GATAGAACAGGGCGGGGAGGCGATACTAGTTATCAGGTCAGAGAGACGCCTGGCCCGTAAGCTGGCCCCCTTAAAAACCCATTACTTAATAAGGATTTGTTACGCGCGATATGCCGACGACTTACTACTGGGAATCGTGGGTGCCGTAGAGCTTCTCATAGAAATACAAAAACGTATCGCCCACTTCCTACAATCCGGCCTGAACCTTTGGGTAGGCTCTGCAGGATCAACAACAATAGCTGCACGGAGTACGGTAGAATTCCCCGGTACGGTCATTCGGGAAGTCCCTCCGAGGACGACTCCCATACAATTTTTGCGAGAGCTGGAGAAGCGTCTACGGGTAAAGCACCGTATCCATATAACTGCTTGCCACCTACGCTCCGCCATCCATTCCAAGTTTAGGAACCTAGGTGATAGTATCCCGATCAAACAGCTGACGAAGGGGATGAGCAAAACAGGGAGTCTACTGGACGGGGTTCAACTAGCGGAGACTCTTGGAACAGCTGGAGTAAGAGGTCCCCAAGTGAGCGTATTATGGAGGACCGTCAAGCACATTCGGCAAGAAGAAAGGGGGATCTCGTTGTTGCATAGCTCAGGTCGGAGCAACGCGCCATCGGACGTTCAACAGGCAGTCTCACGATCGGGCATGAGTGTCCCGAAGTTGTCATTGTATACTCCCGCGGGTCGGAAGGCGGCGGGGGACGGAGGAGGACACTGGGCGGGATCTATCAGCAGCGAATTCCCCATACAGGTAGAGGCGCCTATCAAAAAGATACTCCGAAGGCTTCGGGATCGAGGTATCATTAGCCGAAGAAGACCCTGGCCAATCCACGTGGCCTGCTTGACGAACGTCAGCGACGGAGACATCGTAAATTGGTCCGCGGGCATCGCGATAAGTCCTCTGTCCTACTACAGGTGCCGCGACAACCTTTACCAAGTCCGAACGATTGTCGACCACCAGATCCGCTGGTCCGCAATATTCACCCTAGCCCACAAGCACAAATCCTCGGCGCGGAATATAATCCCAAAGTACTCCAAAGACTCAAATATAGTAAATAAAGAAGGTGGTAAGACCCTTGCAGAGTTCCCCAACAGCATAGAGCTTGGGAAGCTCGGACCCGGTCAAGATCCGAACAACAAGGAGCACCCAACTACTAGACTAGACTAGTAGTTGTTTTTTTTCTATTAGTTGCGATGCGAACAGGCGTTTACTTATGAGATTAGTTGAGTAGGCTTGCGTTAGTTGTCTGCTACAAGATAGCTAGTTTTGGGGCTTTCGACATAAAAAAGCCTATCCGGCTTGGCTTCGCTATCGCTCATGACTTGTATTGTAGTCGTAGTCTTGTAGTCGGCCCGGAATGCCTCTGTAGTCTTTCTAATGCTAATGCCTTCTTCCTTCATTCATTTTCTTTTAGTTGCGGTAGCTTCCGCGCCAGCAAGATACGGACAGCGAAGCCAAAGCAATACTAAACAAGCGAGAAAAGCCCTATATATTCTATTAGTAAAGCCTAAACGTCCTTATTGAAAACTAAAGCGCTAACGAGCAAGAAAAGACCCCTTACTATAGATAGGCTAACGCGCCTTTACTAATATTAGAATAGTTGGCGCTTCTTTCTCAAAGTCAAGTTTCTCGCTTGTTGCTTTAGAAAGATTGCAGGGGCGCTCACGTTTTTTGGCTCCTTCCCGGCCCGGAAGTTCGCTTCCGGCGACTAGCTTCTACCGCTAGCGCTTGGACTTGGAAGCAAGCTACAGCTACCTTGAATCAATCAATGAATGAATGAAAACGCCTGCCAAGGAATAGAAAGGGAGGACAGGTTGGTTCGAGGACCCGTTGGTCAAAGGAAGGGGGAGGTCCTTCTTCCGGGACGGAGCCGTATGACGCGAGAGTGTCACGTACGGTTTCTTTGAGAAGGGTGTGATACCACCACCTATCAGGCCCGACGAGCGGTCCACGGAGCTGCATCCCTACTCACCTGGTCCATGCACATCGCTCTCTCCAGGAGGTTGGCCGCCTATCCTAGATCTTCCCATTTTCAAGAAGATCCCGGGCTCGATCTGGTTTAGTATCAAGGTGATTCTGTTTTTGTTCCTATATATATGGGTCCGTGCAGCATTTCCACGATATCGTTATGATCAATTAATGGGACTTGGCCGGAAAGTGTTCTTGCCTCTATCATTAGCTCGGGTAGTCCCCGTTTCTGGTGTTTTGGTCACCTTTCAATGGCTCCCTTAATTATGTGCGAGGAATTTCCCTCTTGAGTAATGGGAAGCGGGCTAGTCCCCGAAAATGCCCGTTCGCTTGTCGTTGGGGCTAAAAATATTCCTTGTTCGTTCCTAGGAACTCAGTAAAGTGACCAGTAAGTCAGCAGGCATTGAGGAGTGGGCAAGGGGCATTTAAGTGGTAGCGGATGATAGCTTAATGGACAGGGGTTGGGGTGAAAAGAAAGAAGGAGCACCCCCCCGGACGTACTCCCATGTGAGGAACCGGGTAACCAAAGTCACGATCTGAAAGGTTGAAATCTGGGTCATGCATCTGGAAAGCGCTGGTTCAAATCCGGCTCGTGACAAGACGAAACTTCCTTACAGCAATAAAGAACATAACAAATGCCTCACTTCCGTCGTCCGCCTTTATCATTAGACCACTATCTATATATGTATTTTCATCCTGAGACTCTTGAATCTTTCTCCGAGATGGCAGTAATGTTCTTTCTTATCGATTACAAGGCAGGCCGGAGGTCGACTACACAGCAAAAAATCTTTTTTATTATGCTTTACTAGGCTTCTAAATATCTATCAAGACAAATAAGGCAATAGCGGCCTAAGGGAGATGAGAATGGGAGCTTTGAATAAACCTTTCAATGAGCAAAAATATGACATTGAATGCTTGAGTCGCTGATAGGGGAGCTCTTGTCTCTTTTGACTTGAAGACCTTTGCGCTTTCCCTTTGGCGGGCTATTCCTTATTTATGTCCGCGGATTCTCTTTCTTTATCTTCATCCGCCCCTACTCGTCTTTGCCCTGCCATTTCCAGTCATTTACAATGCCAGTGAAAAAATAATAAGGAAGCCGGCTCATCTTTGATTCTAATGTGCCAATTCCTCTCTTCAATGAAAGATTGATCCGTCACTTCCCGAAGAAAAGGACTCCTAGAGTGTGAACCCAGGATCCGAGATGTGGAAACATTTGCCGAATCTACATACGCCGAAGCCTATAAATAAAAAATAAAAATTTTATATTCTTGCTCCATCCGGAATGAATTTCCCACCTACCTTGGGATAAGTGGTAGCCGGAAGCTTGAGACTTGAATGGTAATGACTTGAACACCCGATTCTGGTATTAATATAACTTAATAAGTTCATCCCGTGAGGTAATCTATACCCGTGCTATAAGGAATATAAAAACGGACTTGTATTTATATTTTTTAGGATACTGGAAATGATACTACAGTAAGAGTCCGGGTGTAAGCTCAAGTAGTGGTAGCTCTGTGAATAACTAACTCGATCTTTCATTCCTACCCACTAAGTTAAGTAAAGGAGTCCAGTCTGAGTAGCTGGATCATCGAAAGACTTCCATTAGTGAATCGTTATAGCATTTTGTATCGATAGCGCTTCTTTTTGAGGAGATTCCGTCTTTGATCCATGCTTGCGATCTCGGTTGTGAAATTTTCATTTTCTTTTGGCTTGGTAATGGTTTTCTTTTTCTTTAGGGAATGAATGTTGTTCCTTTGTTTCATCGCATAGAAGTTTAGTTTTGCCCAAGTCTGAAGATAGAGATAGATATGAATCATCCGCTGTGGAAGGAGATGCGGCACTTGCCATTTCATCCCTAGCCTTCGTCTCGTATAGGACATTAGTTCAGGTCAGCCCCTTGGTATGCTAAGATCAGTATCACGCGTAGGTGAATCATTAAATGAAGAATTTGCCAATTTTGATTTTAGTTATCGAGTGTAAATCAATGTTATGCCTTTTTCAGTGTTAGAAATATGATTGAAACCTTCACTTTCGAACCCTGTGAGGATTCAGCTTCCAATTGAGTCGGTGTGTTAAGTATAGACTTTCCAAATACAAAAATAGGAAAAACATTCGACGTTTTGTCTCTTTTTTTCCCAATGCTGCCATAAATATAAGAAATAATAGAAAGAAGCGGCTAAGCCCCTGCTTGATAAAGCAAAACAAAAATGCGGGTAGCTCGATCGCTTCGATTGGTTTCGGTCTAATCAATGAATGTATAGGGGTCCACCTAATCTTTCCGCAGGTACGATCTAGACGACCACATTCCTGTTCGCCCAATTGGGCTAATCAATCCAATGGCTTCGCCCGTTCCAGTCCCGTTATAGAAGGGGATCCTAAACTGGATATTCGGAGCCTATAGATCCCGCGTCGGATTGATCTGGCTCCAGCGCCACCCCCACGAAATCTTTTTCTTTGTTTCTTATATGGATGAATTCTTCTTCTATGCCAAAATTCCAAGTTTATTTCTTTCTCCAAGTCTTTTACTTTTCCCTTTTTCTAGATTTGCTTCTTGAACTTGAACGACCGGTTGTTGAGTTTTATTCCCCCATATGATCTGAGAAAGCCTCTTCTTCGTAAGAAAGCAAGGGCTAAAGCTCAGGGATGGAAGCCAAAACAAAGCGAAAGAAAACAGCATTCAAAGTGGAATGTCTAATTTTGTGGTAAGAATCGCCATTCGTAACCGCTGAAGCAGGAAGATCTGATCGCTACCCCTGAGTGAGAGGGGGTGTTTTCAGAGCAATCAAAGCAATCACGACGAACGAAAGAGGGCCGGATTCGCAAATGTGTGTTCTCGAGTTATGGATTTAACATAGTATAAATAGATTCGGCAAGAGATTGCGCGGCATAAGACTCTCTCGACCTGTTAAGCCCATACTGAAATTCCAGGACATTCATGAATCTACTCGAGCTCTTTGGCAGTATTAAGATCCCCTACCCACCTTTCATGTAAAAAGGCGACTCGCAAATGTTTATGGTTCTAAGGGCAAGTACCTCCTACTAAACGTCCTTATTGAAAACGAAAGCGACACCCCTTGCTGAAATAAGATTCAATAAAGCAGACCACTTTTTTCCTTGGGCCGTAGAGAATAAAACATCATTTCCCCCGGAAAAGAGGATAAGAATCTGATGTCGAAGAGGGATATAATTTTCCTTCAATTAATTATTGAACCAAGTAGTGGCTCTTTCCCGACTGGATGTTATCTAAATCCCTTAATTAAGGGAAGATGGAAATAATCCCTAAAAGTCTCAGTCGCAAGCAACCTAAATATGGCACATGTCGCAGGGCCACACTCGGATGACTGGTTTTGAGGAAAGGAACTATATCCTTACGTACTACGTTTTTAAGCTAGTCTGATACCCGAAGGCTCTTGTTTAGAGTAGAGGTAGGTCTCTTTTGGAAGCGTTCGCCAGTGACTAGCTCAATCGAGGATTAAAGACGTGAAAGCTGAGTTCAAAAGGAAGGTGTAAACAAACGAAACGGCGAAAAAAGCTGAGGCTTTATCTCATTCTCATATAGTGGTATTTTGAATACACTTGCTAGAGAAAATGCTATTGGCCTTTTCGGCTTAGTCACTCTCTCGTCGTTCCGATTAAAGGATTGAACAAGAAGAGTTGCTACGTATAACATAAAGAAGACTTTGAGGCCGCAGAAAGAAAGGAGGCTGCTGAGCAAGAAGCAAAGATGGCTGCGAAGAAAGAAACTGTGGAACCAGTTGCTCAGGAGCAAACCATCCATGTGCATGATGCCAGTGGCGATGAACATATCCAGCCGAAGCCAATAGCAAGAAGCACTCCGGCCATGGTCTTAGAGGCTATGGCAAAAATGGTTCCGGAGAGGTTGGAAGGAGAACAAGCAACCATTCCAATCGTTGAAGAACCATTGCCAACAAAACGAGTAGTGTTGAACTAATTGTCCAGGATGAGGCCATTGAAGCCACTAGCACGGCCAAGTCATCAACCAGTGAGGAAGAAAAGAAGTAGCAGCTCCAACTGCTGAAGATGTGGGAGATGCTGCAGAAAAGAATGATGCACAGGTTGGCGGCAACGAAGCCTCCAGGATAGATGTAGATTTGCACACAGAGAGCCCACCAGAAAATGCTGAAAACAACGTCCCTGATGACAGACAGCCTCCTGCTATAGCACCCACCGAAGGTCGAGATAGGGAACAACTATCGGTAGAGGCTGCTCCAGAGGAGGTTCAGGTTGAGGCTTCTGCCAGGGAAGCAGAACCTCAGACAGAAAAACTGCTAGCTGCTTCGGGTATTACTCTTGTTGCTCAATCAGTCACTGTGGAGCACACCGGAGCTCAGAGAAGGAAAGAATCATTAGTCCAGAGGCAGTGCAGACTGAAGTTGACGAACTCCCCACACTCAAGAGCAAAGAAAGACCCATTGTTTAGCTTCCTTCTTCTTCGGTTGCCAATGAAGAGTTCGAAGAACGCATCTCCGGAGCAATTCCTGATTTTTTTTTTTTTTTAGGCTATTACCTAGGCCCCTTTAGAAGGGAATTCGTATGTCTTTCTTTCATCCTTTCTTTCTCTTGCTAGATTTATTCCGTCGAGTTGGAAATTCTTTCTATCAGTAGTCTAGGGATTCCAATAAGTGTAAGGTAGTTCAGTTCCTCCCCTTTATTTGTCACTTGAGGATGTCAAAGCAGTGTATTCTTGAGTTGACTTGTCTTCCCCTCCGTCCAAGTCTTCGAAGCCGGTAACCATGGAGGTCGGAGAAGTCCTATCTCGAGTGACTGGTAATTGGGGTCTAGAAGCATTGGTGATTG is a genomic window containing:
- the matR gene encoding maturase-related protein, producing the protein MKEAIRIVLESIYDPEFPDTSHFRSGRGCHSVLRRIKEEWGISRWFLEFDIRKCFHTIDRHRLIPIFKEEINDPKFFYPIQKVFSAGRLVGGEKGPYSVPHSVLLSALPGNIYLHKLDQEIRRIRQKYEIPIVQRIRSVLLRTGRIDDQENSGEEASFNAPQDNRALIVGRVKSIQRKAAFHSLVSSWHTPPTSTPRLRGDQKTPFVFPPSSALAAFLNKPSSLLCAAFLIEAAGLTPRAEFYGRERCNNNWAMRDLIKYCKRKGLLIEQGGEAILVIRSERRLARKLAPLKTHYLIRICYARYADDLLLGIVGAVELLIEIQKRIAHFLQSGLNLWVGSAGSTTIAARSTVEFPGTVIREVPPRTTPIQFLRELEKRLRVKHRIHITACHLRSAIHSKFRNLGDSIPIKQLTKGMSKTGSLLDGVQLAETLGTAGVRGPQVSVLWRTVKHIRQEERGISLLHSSGRSNAPSDVQQAVSRSGMSVPKLSLYTPAGRKAAGDGGGHWAGSISSEFPIQVEAPIKKILRRLRDRGIISRRRPWPIHVACLTNVSDGDIVNWSAGIAISPLSYYRCRDNLYQVRTIVDHQIRWSAIFTLAHKHKSSARNIIPKYSKDSNIVNKEGGKTLAEFPNSIELGKLGPGQDPNNKEHPTTRLD